The DNA sequence AACGGGCCCCATGTTCTTCAAAAAATCGTTGAAACTCAAACCACTGATCGATCCGAGCACGATGTTCAGAGGGCTACCAATGAGTGTGGACATCCCACCAATATTGTCAATGAATATCGCGAAAAGGAAAAAAGGAACAGGATTCACTTCCATCGTGTCGAGGATCAAAAAGAGCACAGGTGAAAGGAGGATGATGGTGATCAGATTGTCGAGAAAAGCGGATGTCAAAGCAGTGAGTATCATGAGAAAAGCGAACAAAAGCCAGAATCTTCCCCTCGAGACCTTTATGGCGGAGATGGCAAGGTACTCGAAGAATCCTGTTCCTTTCAATATGTGAACAATGATCATCATACCGAACAACAGGCCTAGTGTGTTGAAGTCGACCACTTCTCCTATGTTTCGAAGCTCAAGCCCCTCCACAACGCGGATGGACATGAGGACGAGTGCTATAAGAAGGGTCACAACGGATTTGGCGATCTTCCCGAATATGATGAAGTAATAGGCGAGAACGGCAAACATTAAAACGAGAAGTGCCTCGTTCATCCTCTTCGCCTCCTTGACATGGGATTATTCTAACATCTGATTTTTTAAAGAAATTATTCAAAACGGTGAATTTCCTAACAAAGATGATAGAATAGAGTCCAAAGGAGTGATAAAGCATGAGGATTCAAGGGAAAATCATAAAAATGTTTGTTAGCATACATTGCCATCATTGCATTGGCCCGGCGGTTTCTCCACCGGGAGTTTGATGGTGAGAAATCGTACGGGCCACGTCGGAAAGACGTGGCCTTTTTGTTTATTCTGAGGAGGTGACCTTCTTGGATTTCGAAAAGGTGGTTTCCTTCTACAGGAGAGCTTCAGGATTTGGTTACGCACCTTTTTTTTCTCCGGCTTTTGAAAGATCGGAAGGCGTGTCCGATGGGGACGACTTCTTCCTCGATAGAAGAGGAAATCTTTATCGTGTGCGGAGTGATTTCACAAAGACCGTTCTGACTCACAGAAAAAAGCGATCATCTACTTCCAAATTGAAGGTGTGGTACGCGGATTTCGTTTACAGGTACTTTGGAGAAGAAATGGTGGCAGAATATCAGCTTGGGCTTGAAAACATTCCAAGGGAGTCTTTCAACGATACTCTTGAGGTGCTCGAGATCATCACCGAAAGCACGTTGGAAATGTTCGCCGGTCCGTTGATAGTGGAAATAGGCCACACGAAGGTGTACGAAGATCTGTTGAGATCTGTTCCGAAAGATCTCCACGAGAAGGTGTTGAATCTGATCGACACGAAGAACCTGGCGGAGATAGAGTTTCTTTCTCGAATAAAAGGGATCGATCTTTCCCGAATAGAAAAGATCATAAAAGACAGCATATACAGACGATCTCCCGATAATCTGGAGGAGATGAATCTCCCTTCTCCTGTGAAGGAGGAACTTCTCGCTGTTTCTTCTTTCCTTCAACAAAGATTTCCAAACATCTCCGTTGAAGTAGACCTTACTCTGGCGAGGACCGTGGAAGAATACAGCGGTGTGATCTTCACCGTTTACGACATTTCATCCTCCAAGCTTGTGGCGGCAGGCGGGGAGTACTCGATAAACGGAGAAAAGGGCGTTGGGGGATCCATCTTTCTGGAGGGGAAAACATGCTGAAGCTCGCTGTTCCCAAAGGGAGGCTCGAAGAAAAGGTGATGAAGTTCCTCAGGAAGGCAGGATACACCTTTGAAAAAGAATCCTCCATTCTTCGAGAGGGGAAGGACATAACCTGCTTCTTGGTGAGACCGTTCGATGTACCGACCTATCTCGTGCACGGTGTTGCAGACGTGGGATTCTGCGGAACGGACGTTCTCCTCGAGAAAGAAACGAATCTCATACAACCGTTCTTCATTCCAGCGAATGTGAGCAGAATGGTGCTGGCCGGTCCAAGGGGAAAGGGAATTCCGAAAGGAGAAAAGAAGATAGCCACCAAATTTCCCAACGTCACCAGAAGGTACTGCGAATCGAAGGGTTGGCACTGCAAGATCATAGCGCTGAAGGGTTCCGTGGAACTCGCACCCATCGCGGGGCTTTCCGATCTCATCGTTGACATCACCGAAACGGGGAGAACCTTGCGGGAGAACAATCTGGAAGTTCTGGATGAAATATTCGTCATAAGAACTCACGTTGTGGTGAACCCCGTCAGCTACAGAACGAAAAGGAAGGAAGTGATCTCCTTTCTGGAGAGACTTCAGGAGGTGATGAAGAATGATACTTATGAAAAATCCCAGTGATGAGGACGTGCTGAAACTTCTCGAGAGAAGAATGAGAACCGCCTCGAAAGTAGAGGAAATCGTCAAAGAAATCGTCAGGAGAGTGAGAGATGAGGGGGATGTAGCCCTCGAAGAGTATTTGAAACGCTTTGAAAAATACCCGCTGAGTGTGAAGGAGCTCCTTGTCTCAGAGGAAGAAATAGCAGAGGCGAATGTAGAAGAGGATTTCATCGAGACTATAAGAGTTGTGATAGAAGATCTGAAGGAATTCCATCGAAGACAAAAGGAAAGCTCTTTTTTCTTCACAACCAATGGTGGAAGTTTTCTCGGAGAGATGGTGGTTCCACTCGAGAGTGTTGGAATATACGTTCCTGGAGGAAAGGTCCCGTACTTTTCCACCCTCCTCATGTGTGCTGTTCCCGCCATCGTAGCAGGAGTAGAAAGAATCGTCGTCACCACCCCGCCCGATGAGAACGGGAAAGTTTCTCCCTACATCCTGAAGACTTGTGAGATGCTTGGTTTGAGAGAGATCTACAAGATGGGAGGAGCCCACGCGATTGCGGCTCTCTCTTACGGAACGGAAACGGTGAAACCGGTCGACAAAATCGTGGGTCCAGGTGGGGTTTTTGTCATGTTCGCGAAGAAGCTCGTTTACGGAGACGTGGGAATCGATTCCATAGCGGGACCGAGTGAAATTACGATAATCGCCGATGAAAGCTCCCCTCTGGACTTCGTGGCGGCAGATTTTCTATCCCAGGCAGAACACGACGAAAATGCGATGAGCATGGTCATAACGACTTCGAAAGAGGTCTTCGAAAAACTTCCAGAGGTCATAGAAGAGCATCTTCAATCTCTTCCTGAAGAGAGAAGAAAGACCGCCGAGATCTCCACGAACAACTTCGGAGCCATCATACTCGCTGAGAATTTGAAGAGGGCTTTTGAGATCTCCAATCTAATAGCTCCCGAGCACCTGGAAATCCTTGTAGAAAACCCATTTGAGACTCTTGGCTATATAAAAAACGCGGGATCTGTCTTCCTTGGAAAGTACACCTGCGAATCTGTGGGAGACTACGGTGCGGGGCCGAATCACGTTCTACCCACGTTCAGATCTGCCAGGTTCTCCTCGGGGCTCAGGGTCTCAGACTTCACGAAGAAAATCTTCGTCACCCACTTCTCCGAGAAAGATTTCAGAAAGAAAGGAAAGCTGTATTCCAGAATGGCACGCTGGGAAGGTTTTGAAGCACACGCCAGGGCCGTGGATGTGAGGAGGGGGAGGCTGTGAATCCCATTGATCTGATCATAAGGAGGGCTTACCCGTACGAAACAGAAAAGAGAGACAAGATTTACCTTGCTCTGAACGAAAACCCATTTCCCTTCCCAGAAGAACTCACAGAGGAAGTCTTCAGAAGACTCGACAGCGGCAAGATGAGGATCTACTACGACTCTCCCGACAGCGAACTCATCGAGAAGATTCTCGCATACCTTGGAGCTGGCTTTCTGACAGAGGAGAACGTTTCCATTGGAAACGGCGCGGATGAGATCATATACGTCATGATGCTCATGTTCGAGCGCGTGGTCTTCTTCCCTCCCACCTACAGTTGCTACAAGATTTTCGCCAGGGCTTTGGGGAAAAATTTCTTGGAGGTTCATCTCACAAAGGACCTGAAAATCCCGAAGGTGAAAGTGGGGGAAGGTGATGTTGTTTTTATCCCGAATCCAAACAATCCAACGGGTCACGTTTTTGAAAAAAGCGAGATCGAGAAGATCTTGAAAACAGGTGCCTTCGTTGCTCTTGACGAGGCATATCACGAGTTTTACGGAGAAAGTTATCTGGATCTATTGAAGGAATACGAAAACATCGCGATAATACGGACATTTTCAAAGGCTTTTTCCCTTGCTGCTCAGAGAATCGGATACGTCATCTCTTCCGGAAGATTCATCGATGCCTTCAACAGAGTGAGGCTTCCCTTCAATGTCAGCTACGTTTCCCAGACCTTCGCCAAGATAGCCCTGGAGCACATCGATGTTTTCAAAGAGCGGATAGAATTCATCGTCTCGGAAAGGGAGAGAATGAAAAAAGCGTTGAGAGAGCTGAACTACTCCATTACAGACTCTCGCGGGAATTTCGTCTTCATCTTCATGGGCGAGGAAAAACGAGACAGGCTGATGAAACAGCTTCGAAAAAAAAGCGTGGCGATTCGCAGCTTCAGAGAAGGTGTTAGAATCACTATCGGAAGAAGGGAAGAAAACGAAACCATTTTGAGGGAACTGGAGGTGTTCAAATGACGATAGAGAGAGTGGAAAACGGCATCATCGTTCAGAGGAACACAAACGAGATAGAAATCTCCATAACACTCGATACTGTGAACAGAAAACTGGAAGGAAGCACGGGAGTGAACTTCTTCGATCATCTCCTGAACACCTTCTGCCACTACTCGGGATTGGGACTGAGAGTGAGCACCTGTGAAAGCAAAGACGGTATCCTTCATCATCTGATAGAGGACTTCGGGATCTCACTGGGGCAGGCGTTCAGGGAACTCTTCGATTACACGAAGGTGAGAAGATTCGGTGAAGCCACCGTTCCTATGAACGAGGCTCTGATCGGGTGTTACGTGGATCTCTCCGGAAGGCCGTGCTTCCAGAAAAACTTCGAGTTCTCTGTGGAGAAGATAGAAGACATGCCGGTGGAGGGCTTCGAAGAGTTCATGAACGGTTTTGTCAACCACGCAAGAATCACCGTACATTTCTTCAAGTTCTTTGGAAAGAACGATCACCACATCTCTGAATCCGCCATGAAGTCTTTTGGTCTTGCCATTGCCCATGCACTGGAAAAATCAGACACCAGGACCACCAAGGGTGTGATAGATTGAAGGTCGGTATAGTATCCGTTGGTCCTGGAAACATCATGAACCTCTACCGTGGAGTGAAGAGAGCATCAGAACACTTCAAAGAAGTGTCGATAGAATTGGTAAAGAGTGCCCAGAAGGATTTATACGATCTTCTTTTTATTCCTGGTGTGGGTCATTTTGCCGAAGGAATGAAGAGGCTGGAAGAGAGTGGTCTGATCGATTTCATAAAAGCGCACGTGAAAAGTGAAAAATACGTCGTCGGCGTCTGTCTTGGAATGCAGCTTTTGTTCGAAGAAAGCGAAGAAGCTCCAAAAGTGAAGGGGCTCTCCCTGATAGACGGAAGCGTCGTGAAGTTGAAGAGCAGGAGATTCCCCCACATGGGATGGAACGAGGTGATCTTCAAGGACACCTTTCCAAGCGGGTATTATTACTTTGTTCACACATACAGGGTCGTGTGTGAAGAAGAGTATATTCTGGGAACAACAGAGTACGATGGGGAACTGTTCCCTTCTGCTGCGAGAAAGGGGAAGATTCTTGGTTTCCAGTTCCATCCGGAGAAGAGCTCAAAGATAGGGAAAAAACTGCTCGAGAAGGTGATCGAGTGCTCGTTATCCCGGCCATAGATCTATACAGAAGAAAGGTTGTGAGGATGGTTAAAGGAAAAAAAGAAAACACGATATTCTACGAAAAGGATCCGTTTGACCTGGTAAAAAGGCTTGTCGAAGAAGGATTCACACTCATCCACGTGGTGGATCTTTCGAAGGCCATAGAGTGCAGCGACGAAAACCTTCCAGTCCTAGAAAAGCTCTCTTCTTACGCTAATCACATTCAAATCGGTGGTGGAATAAGGACACTGGAGTACGCAAAAAAGCTTCACAAGATGGGATTCAAAAGGCAGATCGTGAGTTCTAAAGTGCTGGAGGATCCTTCTTTTTTGAAGAGTTTGAAAGAGATCGGGGTGGATCCTGTGTTCAGTTTAGATACAAGAAATGGGAAAGTCGCGTACAGAGGTTGGCTGGACGAAAAAGACGTGGATCCCATCACTCTCGTGAACGAGTTGGAAAAGTATGGTCTTGAAGAGGTTGTTCACACAGAAATAGAAAAAGACGGCACCCTCGAAGAACACGATTTTTCCTTAACAAAAAAGATCATCTTTGAAACCGGGACAAGGGTGATCGCAGCGGGTGGTATCTCCTCCGAAAACTCTCTGAAGAGGGCACTGGAGGTTCACAGAGAAACAGGAGGTCTTCTGAAGGGTGTGATCGTGGGGAGAGCGTTTTTGGAAGGAACACTCACAGTTGAGGTGATGAAAAGATATGCTCGCCAGGAGAATAATAGCGTGTCTCGATGTGAAGGACGGGCGTGTGGTGAAGGGTACGAACTTTGAAAATCTCAGAGACAGCGGAGATCCCGTTGAACTTGGAAAACTCTACTCGAAGATCGGCATAGACGAGCTTGTTTTTCTGGACATCACCGCATCTGTTGAAAAGAGAAAAACGATGCTCGAGCTGGTTGAAAGTGTGGCTGAGCAAGTAGACATACCCTTCACCGTGGGTGGAGGAATACACGATTTCGAGACGGCAGCTGAGCTCATTCTTCGAGGGGCAGATAAAGTGAGTATAAACACTGCCGCGGTGGAAAAGCCGGGTCTCATCACGAAGATCGCTGATACCTTTGGAAGTCAGGCGGTTGTTGTGGCAATCGATGCGAAGAGGGTGAACGGGAGGTTCGTGGTCTTCACTTATTCGGGAAAGAAGAACACCGGTATTCTCCTCTCGGATTGGGTTCGCGAGGTCGAAGAAAGAGGAGCAGGTGAGATTCTCCTCACAAGCATTGACCGGGACGGAACGAAAATGGGGTACGATGTGGAGATGATAAGGTTCGTAAGACCGCTGACAAACCTTCCCATCATCGCCTCCGGCGGTGCGGGGAAGATGGAACATTTTCTTGAAGCGTTTCGAGCCGGTGCGGATGCGGCTCTTGCTGCCTCCGTCTTCCACTTTCAGGAGATCAACGTAGTGGAATTGAAGAAGTTTCTAAAAGATCACGGTGTGAACGTGAGATTGGAGGGAATGTGATGGAACTTTACCCTGTGGTGGTGCAGGAGAGAACGACCGGCGAGGTTTTGATGCTGGCTTACGCGAACAAAGAAGCACTGGAACTCACAAAGAAAACAGGATACGCTCACTTTTTCTCCAGAGAAAGGCAAAAGATCTGGAAAAAGGGAGAAACCTCAGGGAACACCATGAAAGTTGTGGAGATTAGAAGAGATTGTGATGACGATGCGTACCTTTACATCGTAGATTTTCCAGAAGAGAAAGTGGCGTGTCACACAGGAAACAGATCCTGCTTCTTCAAAGTGGAGCATAAGTTTGAAGAGACAGGCTCTCCTACCTTCTGGCTGGATCTCTATAGGCTGGTGAGGAAAAGAAAAGAAGAGATGCCAGAGGGATCTTACACGGCAAAACTCTTCAGAGAAGGAAAGGGAAAGATCGCGAAGAAGTTCGGTGAAGAGGCTGTCGAGGTGATCACGGGCTACCTTCAAAACAACAGAGAAAACCTCGTCTGGGAGATAGCAGACATGATATATCACCTTACTGTCCTCATGGTTGAAGCGGAGATCACAGTTCAAGATGTGATGAAAGAGCTCGAAAAGAGAAGAAAATGATCAGTTGAATTCCTCAGGAGGATCGGAAAGACCGAACTCGTGCAAAATCGCCTTCACGATCCTCTTGGAGGCTCTTCCATCACCGAACGGGTTCACCGCTTTCGCCATCTGTTGATACGCCCCTTCATCGGTGAGAAGCCTTTTTACGATTCCGAAGATCTTCTTCTCCTCTACACCACCGAGAACAGCAACTCCCGCCTCTATGGCTTCGGGTCTTTCTGTCTCTTTTCGCAGCACAACGACCGGCTTTCCAAGAGCTGGGGCTTCCTCCTGTATTCCTCCAGAATCCGTCATGATGAGATAGCATCTTGCCATCAGATTGTGCATGTCTATCACGTTTACAGGATCGATCAGTATCACTCTTTCCGTACCTTCAAGGATCGGAAACACGATCTCCCTCACTGCGGGATTCATATGGACAGGATAGATCACCTTCACATCTTCGAACTCTTCGACAATTCTCTTCACTGCTCTGCAGATGTTAACGAGGGGCTTTCCTATGTTCTCCCTTCTGTGTGAAGTGAGAAGGATGTACCTTCCGCTGGAAAAATCAACGCTTCTCAAAACTGGATCTTCAAACCTGTAATCCTCCTTCACGGTATATTTCAGTGCGTCGATTACCGTGTTTCCTGTCACGTAGATCTTTCCCATGGTGTTTTCTCTCAAAAGATTTTCTTTGTTCCTCTTTGTAGGAGCGAAGTGGAGTGTGGAAAGAACGCTGGTGAGTCTTCTGTTTATCTCCTCCGGGAAAGGGGAGTACCTGTTGCTCGTTCTCAAACCCGCTTCGACGTGACCAACCGGTATTTTTCGGTAGAAAGCCGCAAGTGCTCCAACAAACGTGGTTGTGGTGTCTCCCTGGACCAGCACGATATCAGGTTTCACTTTCCCGATCAGGTCGTAGAGTTTCGAAAGGGCGTTCACGGTTATATCAGAAAGAGTCTGCCTTTCTTTCATGATGTTCAGGTCGAAATCCGGTTCTATTCCGAAAACCTCGAGTACCTGATCGAGCATCTCTCTGTGCTGGGCCGTGACACAGACGATGTTTTCCACACTTGTTTCTTCTTCGAGCCTTTTCACCAGTGGAGCCATCTTTATTGCCTCGGGTCTTGTGCCGAAGATACTGAGAACTCTGATCATGCCTTGCACCTCCTGTTAAAATTGTACACGAGGAGGTGAAACGATGAAAGTACTGATTCTTGCGGGGGGATCCGGTGAAAGATTTTGGCCGTTTTCCACTCCGGAAACTCCGAAGCAATTCCTCAAACTCTTCGGTGACAAAAGTCTCATAAGATGGACTTTCGAGCGTGTTTTAGAGAAGATAGATCCAAAAGATATGATCGTTGTAACTTACAAAAACTACGTTGAAAGAACAAAAGAAGAACTTCCAGAACTTCCACCAGAGAATATCGTCGCAGAGCCGCTGAAGAAGAACACCGCACCTGCATGTTTCGTTGGTACGAAACTCGCTGAAGACGACGAACCCGTTCTGGTCCTGCCGGCAGATCACAGAATACCAGACGTGGACAAATTTTGGCGGACCGTCGAAAAGGCGCTGAACGCTCTGGAGAAATACGGCGGACTGTTCACCTTCGGGATATTGCCCACAAGACCGGAGACGGGATACGGGTACATAGAGATAGGACCTGAGCTGGAAGAAGGCGTTCACGAAGTTTCCAAATTCAAAGAGAAGCCTGATCTGGAGACGGCAAAGAAGTTTGTTGAGAGCGGAAGGTATCTCTGGAACAGTGGAATGTTCCTCTGGAAGGCAAAAGAGTTCATCGAAGAAGTAAAGATGTGTGAGCCTGCCATCTACGAACATCTCAACAGTGTGGATCCAAGAGATTTTGAAGCGATGAAGGAAGCCTACGAGAAAGTGCCATCGATTAGCGTGGACTACGCGGTCATGGAAAGGTCGAAGAAAGTTCGTGTTGTGAAGGCAAATTTCGAATGGTCCGACGTGGGGAACTGGTCTTCAGTAAGAGAAATTGAAGGTTGCACAGAAGAGTCAAAAAACGTGATTCTGGTGGACAGTACACGTGTTTTTGTGAAACCCCATGACAAACCAATAGCTGTGGTCGGTCTTTCAGACGTCATTGTGATAGATTCACCAAATGGTATTCTGGTGTGTAAAGAAGAAAGTTCTCAAAGAGTCAGGGATGTGGTTAAAAAGCTCAAATCTTCAGAGTCTTCCTGAAGATAAGAAGAATGAGCAACGAAATAACCATTGGAACCAACCCAAAGATACTGTAAGCATTCAATAATCCCAGCTTTTCAGAAAGAAGTCCCCCTAATGAAGATCCTAAGAAAGGTCCTATTCCCATAGCAATCCAGAAATATTTCTGTGCCCTTATCCTTGCAGCACCAAAACTTTGAATGAGAGACATCATTGAGTAATAGATCACTATATACGTCCATCCCTGGAGTAACTGGACCAGCAAGAGCATAGTGGGGGAGTCTACCATAGCAACCAGTAAGTTTCTGAGACCCACAACAAAAATACCAGAAGAAAGTATAAACACGACGCCGAGTTTTTTCACAATGGTATCTGCCCATAACAAAAACGGTGTTTCTGTGATAGCCATCATAGAAAATGCTATGCTTGCGAGGGAGATGTCATATTCTCTTTTTTCCATAAGAACTGGTAGGAAAACAAAATTAAAATTGTTAGCGGCTATTCCAAAGATCACAATTGGCAAAAGTAACCAGAAGAACAACGGCAATGGTTTCTTGCTTCTGACCCTTTCATCTTCATTGAGTTCTACTTCTTTTACTCCTTTTGCAACCAGAAACGTCAGAAACATTAGAAGTGAAAAAGTTAGAAAAATGGTTACAAATCCGATTCTAATCAAACCACTCATCAAAAGGGCGGCGAATGAAAAACCAAATGTACCAAATAATCTGATTCTGCCGTAATTCAAATTCAAATTATTGGCAATGTCAACGATGGCAGATTCTGCAAGGGGGGTGGTTGCAGAAAAAAAGAACGCGAAGGCTATCATGAATAAAAATTTAGCTATGAAAC is a window from the Thermotoga sp. genome containing:
- a CDS encoding SLC13 family permease translates to MNEALLVLMFAVLAYYFIIFGKIAKSVVTLLIALVLMSIRVVEGLELRNIGEVVDFNTLGLLFGMMIIVHILKGTGFFEYLAISAIKVSRGRFWLLFAFLMILTALTSAFLDNLITIILLSPVLFLILDTMEVNPVPFFLFAIFIDNIGGMSTLIGSPLNIVLGSISGLSFNDFLKNMGPVAILIFVIVFFLFKRHTHIDEKAREKLKNLMNVDPRKSITDPVVLKKSLIVFLATLVMFGLHSLVELELSLIALIAACTLLLLLGRDFEKVSEGVDWDSLFFYVGLFVISYSLEKIGAMEALANFFKIFSFNKYLFVLVVVWFSIFANAFLSAVPATLILAPT
- a CDS encoding ATP phosphoribosyltransferase regulatory subunit — translated: MTFLDFEKVVSFYRRASGFGYAPFFSPAFERSEGVSDGDDFFLDRRGNLYRVRSDFTKTVLTHRKKRSSTSKLKVWYADFVYRYFGEEMVAEYQLGLENIPRESFNDTLEVLEIITESTLEMFAGPLIVEIGHTKVYEDLLRSVPKDLHEKVLNLIDTKNLAEIEFLSRIKGIDLSRIEKIIKDSIYRRSPDNLEEMNLPSPVKEELLAVSSFLQQRFPNISVEVDLTLARTVEEYSGVIFTVYDISSSKLVAAGGEYSINGEKGVGGSIFLEGKTC
- the hisG gene encoding ATP phosphoribosyltransferase; the protein is MLKLAVPKGRLEEKVMKFLRKAGYTFEKESSILREGKDITCFLVRPFDVPTYLVHGVADVGFCGTDVLLEKETNLIQPFFIPANVSRMVLAGPRGKGIPKGEKKIATKFPNVTRRYCESKGWHCKIIALKGSVELAPIAGLSDLIVDITETGRTLRENNLEVLDEIFVIRTHVVVNPVSYRTKRKEVISFLERLQEVMKNDTYEKSQ
- the hisD gene encoding histidinol dehydrogenase, with product MILMKNPSDEDVLKLLERRMRTASKVEEIVKEIVRRVRDEGDVALEEYLKRFEKYPLSVKELLVSEEEIAEANVEEDFIETIRVVIEDLKEFHRRQKESSFFFTTNGGSFLGEMVVPLESVGIYVPGGKVPYFSTLLMCAVPAIVAGVERIVVTTPPDENGKVSPYILKTCEMLGLREIYKMGGAHAIAALSYGTETVKPVDKIVGPGGVFVMFAKKLVYGDVGIDSIAGPSEITIIADESSPLDFVAADFLSQAEHDENAMSMVITTSKEVFEKLPEVIEEHLQSLPEERRKTAEISTNNFGAIILAENLKRAFEISNLIAPEHLEILVENPFETLGYIKNAGSVFLGKYTCESVGDYGAGPNHVLPTFRSARFSSGLRVSDFTKKIFVTHFSEKDFRKKGKLYSRMARWEGFEAHARAVDVRRGRL
- the hisC gene encoding histidinol-phosphate transaminase, producing MNPIDLIIRRAYPYETEKRDKIYLALNENPFPFPEELTEEVFRRLDSGKMRIYYDSPDSELIEKILAYLGAGFLTEENVSIGNGADEIIYVMMLMFERVVFFPPTYSCYKIFARALGKNFLEVHLTKDLKIPKVKVGEGDVVFIPNPNNPTGHVFEKSEIEKILKTGAFVALDEAYHEFYGESYLDLLKEYENIAIIRTFSKAFSLAAQRIGYVISSGRFIDAFNRVRLPFNVSYVSQTFAKIALEHIDVFKERIEFIVSERERMKKALRELNYSITDSRGNFVFIFMGEEKRDRLMKQLRKKSVAIRSFREGVRITIGRREENETILRELEVFK
- a CDS encoding imidazoleglycerol-phosphate dehydratase, which produces MTIERVENGIIVQRNTNEIEISITLDTVNRKLEGSTGVNFFDHLLNTFCHYSGLGLRVSTCESKDGILHHLIEDFGISLGQAFRELFDYTKVRRFGEATVPMNEALIGCYVDLSGRPCFQKNFEFSVEKIEDMPVEGFEEFMNGFVNHARITVHFFKFFGKNDHHISESAMKSFGLAIAHALEKSDTRTTKGVID
- the hisH gene encoding imidazole glycerol phosphate synthase subunit HisH; its protein translation is MKVGIVSVGPGNIMNLYRGVKRASEHFKEVSIELVKSAQKDLYDLLFIPGVGHFAEGMKRLEESGLIDFIKAHVKSEKYVVGVCLGMQLLFEESEEAPKVKGLSLIDGSVVKLKSRRFPHMGWNEVIFKDTFPSGYYYFVHTYRVVCEEEYILGTTEYDGELFPSAARKGKILGFQFHPEKSSKIGKKLLEKVIECSLSRP
- the hisA gene encoding 1-(5-phosphoribosyl)-5-((5-phosphoribosylamino)methylideneamino)imidazole-4-carboxamide isomerase, with the protein product MLVIPAIDLYRRKVVRMVKGKKENTIFYEKDPFDLVKRLVEEGFTLIHVVDLSKAIECSDENLPVLEKLSSYANHIQIGGGIRTLEYAKKLHKMGFKRQIVSSKVLEDPSFLKSLKEIGVDPVFSLDTRNGKVAYRGWLDEKDVDPITLVNELEKYGLEEVVHTEIEKDGTLEEHDFSLTKKIIFETGTRVIAAGGISSENSLKRALEVHRETGGLLKGVIVGRAFLEGTLTVEVMKRYARQENNSVSRCEGRACGEGYEL
- the hisF gene encoding imidazole glycerol phosphate synthase subunit HisF → MLARRIIACLDVKDGRVVKGTNFENLRDSGDPVELGKLYSKIGIDELVFLDITASVEKRKTMLELVESVAEQVDIPFTVGGGIHDFETAAELILRGADKVSINTAAVEKPGLITKIADTFGSQAVVVAIDAKRVNGRFVVFTYSGKKNTGILLSDWVREVEERGAGEILLTSIDRDGTKMGYDVEMIRFVRPLTNLPIIASGGAGKMEHFLEAFRAGADAALAASVFHFQEINVVELKKFLKDHGVNVRLEGM
- the hisIE gene encoding bifunctional phosphoribosyl-AMP cyclohydrolase/phosphoribosyl-ATP diphosphatase HisIE gives rise to the protein MELYPVVVQERTTGEVLMLAYANKEALELTKKTGYAHFFSRERQKIWKKGETSGNTMKVVEIRRDCDDDAYLYIVDFPEEKVACHTGNRSCFFKVEHKFEETGSPTFWLDLYRLVRKRKEEMPEGSYTAKLFREGKGKIAKKFGEEAVEVITGYLQNNRENLVWEIADMIYHLTVLMVEAEITVQDVMKELEKRRK
- the wecB gene encoding non-hydrolyzing UDP-N-acetylglucosamine 2-epimerase, whose protein sequence is MIRVLSIFGTRPEAIKMAPLVKRLEEETSVENIVCVTAQHREMLDQVLEVFGIEPDFDLNIMKERQTLSDITVNALSKLYDLIGKVKPDIVLVQGDTTTTFVGALAAFYRKIPVGHVEAGLRTSNRYSPFPEEINRRLTSVLSTLHFAPTKRNKENLLRENTMGKIYVTGNTVIDALKYTVKEDYRFEDPVLRSVDFSSGRYILLTSHRRENIGKPLVNICRAVKRIVEEFEDVKVIYPVHMNPAVREIVFPILEGTERVILIDPVNVIDMHNLMARCYLIMTDSGGIQEEAPALGKPVVVLRKETERPEAIEAGVAVLGGVEEKKIFGIVKRLLTDEGAYQQMAKAVNPFGDGRASKRIVKAILHEFGLSDPPEEFN
- a CDS encoding mannose-1-phosphate guanylyltransferase, with protein sequence MKVLILAGGSGERFWPFSTPETPKQFLKLFGDKSLIRWTFERVLEKIDPKDMIVVTYKNYVERTKEELPELPPENIVAEPLKKNTAPACFVGTKLAEDDEPVLVLPADHRIPDVDKFWRTVEKALNALEKYGGLFTFGILPTRPETGYGYIEIGPELEEGVHEVSKFKEKPDLETAKKFVESGRYLWNSGMFLWKAKEFIEEVKMCEPAIYEHLNSVDPRDFEAMKEAYEKVPSISVDYAVMERSKKVRVVKANFEWSDVGNWSSVREIEGCTEESKNVILVDSTRVFVKPHDKPIAVVGLSDVIVIDSPNGILVCKEESSQRVRDVVKKLKSSESS
- a CDS encoding MFS transporter, with the translated sequence MKLHLMALEFFVYGTMATYSLLSQFLASEGLTESQIGLLMSVLPISSLYAHHLNFEIASNIGRINWLKKVVLFAGILIWGLFLFESFIAKFLFMIAFAFFFSATTPLAESAIVDIANNLNLNYGRIRLFGTFGFSFAALLMSGLIRIGFVTIFLTFSLLMFLTFLVAKGVKEVELNEDERVRSKKPLPLFFWLLLPIVIFGIAANNFNFVFLPVLMEKREYDISLASIAFSMMAITETPFLLWADTIVKKLGVVFILSSGIFVVGLRNLLVAMVDSPTMLLLVQLLQGWTYIVIYYSMMSLIQSFGAARIRAQKYFWIAMGIGPFLGSSLGGLLSEKLGLLNAYSIFGLVPMVISLLILLIFRKTLKI